One window of the Trifolium pratense cultivar HEN17-A07 linkage group LG2, ARS_RC_1.1, whole genome shotgun sequence genome contains the following:
- the LOC123907384 gene encoding aminoacylase-1-like: MARPNPHSILSLTLLTLFLSFTTILSAIHEKQNDNPITRFQRYLQINTAHPTPDYTAAISYLISQANSIGGILHKTLEFSPGKPLLLLTWPGSDSSLPSILLNSHLDSVPAEPSKWLHPPFSATHTSDGDIFARGAQDDKCIAMQYLEAIRNLRSNGFVPVRSVHISLVPDEEIGGFTGAAKFVESKEFEELNVGFALDEGQASPGDQFRVFYSDRIPWNLKIKAVGRPGHGSTLYDGSAMESLMKSVEIVSRFRESQFELVKAGKALNSEVVSVNPVYLKAGVAAQDGFVMNVQPSEAEAGFDLRLTPTTDPEEMKRRIATEWAPPVRNMSYEITEKGPIRDYLGRPLMTATNDSNPWWLVFKQAITSTGEKLSRPEILASTTDARYIRQKGIPVLGFSPMKNTPILLHDHNEHLRDTVYLKGIHVYESLISSLSSFIPRSCRQVR, translated from the exons ATGGCGAGACCAAACCCACACTCTATTCTCTCACTCACACTCCTTACTCTCTTTCTTTCATTCACCACAATCCTCTCCGCAATTCACGAAAAACAAAACGACAATCCAATCACCCGTTTCCAACGCTACCTCCAAATAAATACAGCACACCCAACCCCAGACTACACCGCCGCAATATCATACCTAATCTCCCAAGCAAATTCCATCGGTGGAATCCTTCACAAAACCCTAGAATTCTCTCCAGGTAAACCTCTCCTCTTACTCACATGGCCTGGCTCCGATTCTTCTCTTCCTTCCATTCTCCTCAACTCACATCTCGACTCTGTCCCTGCTGAACCCTCCAAATGGCTACACCCTCCTTTCTCCGCTACTCACACTTCCGACGGCGATATCTTCGCCCGCGGTGCACAGGATGATAAATGTATTGCCATGCAGTATCTTGAAGCAATCCGTAATCTCCGTAGTAACGGATTTGTTCCTGTTAGGTCTGTTCATATCTCGCTTGTTCCTGATGAGGAGATCGGTGGATTCACTGGTGCGGCGAAGTTTGTTGAATCCAAGGAATTTGAGGAGCTTAATGTTGGATTTGCGCTTGATGAAGGTCAGGCTTCTCCTGGGGATCAATTTAGGGTTTTTTATTCGGATCGGATTCCGTGGAATTTGAAGATTAAGGCTGTGGGAAGACCGGGTCATGGTTCCACGTTGTATGATGGTAGTGCTATGGAGAGTTTGATGAAGAGTGTTGAAATTGTTAGTAGGTTTAGGGAGAGTCAGTTTGAGCTTGTTAAGGCTGGTAAGGCTTTGAATTCGGAGGTTGTTTCGGTTAATCCTGTTTATCTCAAAGCTGGTGTTGCCGCTCAAGAT GGGTTTGTGATGAATGTACAACCTTCGGAGGCAGAAGCTGGTTTTGATCTTAGGTTGACCCCTACGACGGACCCTGAGGAAATGAAGAGGAGAATTGCTACTGAATGGGCGCCACCTGTTAGAAATATGTCATATGAG ATTACAGAGAAAGGACCCATCAGAGACTACTTGGGGCGTCCATTAATGACTGCGACAAATGATTCCAATCCATGGTGGTTAGTTTTCAAGCAGGCTATAACTTCCACTGGAGAAAAACTTTCAAGGCCTGAAATTCTTGCATCCACAACCGATGCTCGATATATTAGACAGAAAGGGATTCCTGTACTTGGTTTTTCGCCAATGAAAAATACTCCCATCTTGCTTCATGACCACAATGAG CATCTACGAGATACCGTGTACTTGAAGGGAATACATGTATACGAGTCTTTGATAAGCTCCTTGAGTTCGTTTATACCGCGTAGCTGTAGGCAAGTTCGTTGA